Proteins encoded in a region of the Flavobacterium sp. MDT1-60 genome:
- a CDS encoding aminopeptidase C, whose amino-acid sequence MYKITMKSVFVASAFLVGVSSCFAQDVLVNSLKLNASDKSKENFKFTEQINLGTTSVKTQGSSGTCWSYSTNSFLESEMIRLGKQPVELSQIYSARNVYVEKGINYVRMHGAVTLGDGGALHDVINMYKKYGTVPREAYTGLNYGTDKNKFGEMAALIEGVLGAVVKNPNGELTPNWQKAYAAVIDSYLGKVPENFTYKGKNYTPQSFAKEVVGINPDEYVEMSSFTTSPYYQKTTMMVPDNWSFDQVYNVKVNDMTDVIDNALKKGYTVVWATDVSEKSFSWKNGVAYVPTKKFDDMTAEEKADMFNGPKPEPEITPEMRQAAFDNYTTTDDHGMHIIGLAKDQTGREYYIVKNSWGETNDYKGFLFVTKNFVKYKTTALMVNKGGIPTDLAKKLGV is encoded by the coding sequence ATGTATAAAATTACGATGAAATCAGTTTTTGTAGCATCAGCATTTTTGGTTGGTGTAAGCAGCTGTTTTGCACAAGATGTTTTAGTAAACTCACTAAAGCTGAATGCGAGTGATAAAAGTAAAGAGAACTTTAAATTCACAGAGCAAATTAACCTTGGAACGACTTCGGTAAAAACACAAGGTTCTTCAGGAACATGCTGGAGCTATTCTACAAACTCATTTTTAGAATCAGAAATGATTCGTTTAGGAAAACAACCGGTAGAACTATCTCAGATTTATTCAGCGAGAAATGTGTATGTTGAAAAAGGAATTAATTACGTGCGTATGCATGGCGCTGTGACTCTTGGTGACGGAGGTGCGTTGCATGACGTAATCAATATGTACAAAAAATACGGAACCGTTCCTAGAGAAGCTTATACAGGATTAAACTACGGAACAGATAAAAATAAATTTGGAGAAATGGCAGCGCTTATCGAAGGTGTTTTGGGTGCTGTAGTTAAAAATCCAAATGGAGAATTAACGCCAAACTGGCAAAAAGCATATGCTGCAGTAATCGATTCTTATTTAGGAAAAGTGCCGGAAAACTTTACATACAAAGGAAAAAATTATACGCCACAATCTTTTGCTAAAGAAGTAGTTGGAATTAATCCTGATGAATATGTAGAAATGTCTTCGTTTACAACTTCTCCATATTACCAAAAAACAACCATGATGGTGCCGGACAACTGGTCGTTTGATCAGGTTTATAACGTAAAAGTAAACGACATGACCGATGTTATTGACAATGCGTTGAAAAAAGGATATACAGTAGTATGGGCAACTGATGTGAGTGAGAAAAGCTTTAGCTGGAAAAATGGCGTAGCGTATGTTCCGACAAAGAAATTTGATGATATGACGGCTGAAGAAAAAGCAGACATGTTCAATGGACCAAAACCAGAACCGGAAATTACACCGGAGATGCGTCAGGCTGCGTTTGATAATTACACTACAACAGACGATCACGGAATGCATATTATTGGTCTTGCAAAAGATCAAACCGGAAGAGAATATTATATCGTAAAAAATTCCTGGGGAGAAACAAACGACTACAAAGGATTCTTGTTTGTAACCAAAAATTTCGTAAAATATAAAACGACTGCCTTAATGGTAAATAAAGGCGGAATTCCAACTGATCTTGCTAAGAAATTAGGAGTTTAA
- a CDS encoding BamA/TamA family outer membrane protein, which yields MIGQKTNTNMRFKDSLDGAIDLSNFLIYANGFLVVPAIISEPALGGFGGALAPIFLKKRAPVIDEDGKKRFINPDITGGFGMYTANDSWMVGAFRSATLVKPKILYRIGAAYGDVNLSFYANNLPTGNDQEFKLNFRTSVFYTQWLKQFKNAKWSAGPQYLFLNSKINLPDFNLPPPFVKPGDIKSTVSQLGGALQFDGRDNIFTPDKGIRLQSDFFWSDNAIGSDYDAWRVNLSAIGYYPLTDKLIGGLRIEGEQAFGNPPFYLKPGINLRGIPTARYMGKTSIVNEVELRWDLYKRWSLIGFGGLASAFDDWDQAFAKPVVYSYGTGFRYLIARKFKLRMGVDVAKGNEDWAYYIVFGSNWMR from the coding sequence ATGATCGGACAAAAAACAAATACAAATATGCGCTTCAAAGATTCTCTTGATGGAGCAATCGACTTAAGTAATTTTCTCATTTATGCAAATGGTTTTCTTGTAGTTCCTGCCATTATATCTGAACCAGCTTTAGGAGGATTTGGTGGTGCTTTAGCTCCAATTTTTCTTAAAAAAAGAGCTCCTGTAATCGATGAAGACGGTAAAAAACGTTTTATAAATCCAGATATAACAGGAGGATTCGGAATGTATACTGCAAATGATAGCTGGATGGTCGGAGCATTTCGTTCCGCAACTTTAGTTAAGCCCAAAATATTGTATCGCATCGGGGCCGCTTATGGAGATGTAAATTTGTCTTTTTATGCCAATAATTTACCCACTGGAAATGATCAGGAATTTAAATTGAACTTTAGAACTTCCGTTTTTTACACCCAATGGTTAAAACAATTTAAAAATGCAAAATGGAGTGCCGGACCGCAATATTTGTTTTTAAATTCTAAAATAAATTTGCCAGACTTTAATCTCCCGCCTCCGTTTGTTAAACCTGGCGACATTAAAAGTACTGTAAGTCAGTTAGGTGGAGCACTTCAGTTTGACGGTCGAGACAATATATTTACACCAGATAAAGGAATACGTCTTCAGTCAGATTTCTTTTGGTCTGACAATGCAATAGGCAGCGATTACGATGCCTGGCGTGTCAATTTATCGGCAATAGGTTATTATCCTTTAACGGACAAATTAATAGGCGGATTGAGGATTGAAGGAGAACAGGCGTTTGGGAATCCACCTTTTTATTTAAAGCCGGGAATTAATTTACGGGGAATTCCAACTGCTCGTTATATGGGAAAAACCAGTATTGTAAACGAAGTTGAGCTTCGTTGGGATTTGTACAAAAGATGGAGTCTAATAGGATTTGGTGGTCTTGCAAGCGCTTTTGACGATTGGGATCAGGCTTTTGCCAAGCCCGTTGTTTATAGTTACGGAACAGGTTTTCGGTATTTAATAGCCCGAAAATTTAAGCTCCGAATGGGAGTAGATGTCGCAAAAGGAAATGAAGATTGGGCTTATTATATTGTTTTCGGAAGCAATTGGATGAGATAG
- a CDS encoding transporter: MGLQSGTQTPANTLSVYIPGYFYTASSLRDANGDKSSVDPDFTMTITGAGISWVSDFKILGANYGATALLAFASNTIQGNNANVNNSLALTDSYVQPIQLGWHHKRADFVVSYQLYLPTGSYTAGASDNSGLGMFMNEFSAGTTLFFNDKKTFHFSALASYEINGKKKDTDIKTGDILSIEGGLGKTFYMMNTEKTAPTGILNAGLIYYLQYKVTDDKIPVPVIGIVEGEKDSVGAIGAEVNYFHIGCKTSAGFRWVAEVDAINRFQGNTFFLTLAHVFSLKKE, translated from the coding sequence ATGGGATTGCAGTCAGGAACTCAAACACCTGCTAATACTCTAAGCGTTTATATTCCGGGATATTTTTATACAGCATCATCTTTAAGAGATGCGAATGGAGATAAATCATCTGTAGATCCTGATTTTACAATGACTATTACAGGAGCTGGTATTTCATGGGTAAGTGATTTTAAAATCCTGGGAGCCAATTATGGAGCGACTGCATTATTAGCTTTTGCCTCAAATACGATTCAGGGAAATAATGCAAATGTCAATAATTCTTTAGCGTTGACAGATTCTTATGTTCAGCCCATTCAATTAGGGTGGCATCACAAAAGAGCTGATTTTGTAGTGAGTTACCAATTGTATTTACCAACTGGCAGTTATACCGCAGGTGCTTCTGACAACAGTGGTTTGGGAATGTTTATGAATGAGTTTTCTGCAGGAACAACTTTGTTTTTCAATGATAAAAAAACCTTTCATTTTTCTGCTTTAGCCTCTTATGAAATCAATGGAAAAAAGAAGGATACCGATATTAAAACCGGAGATATTTTAAGTATTGAAGGAGGTTTGGGTAAAACATTTTATATGATGAATACTGAAAAAACCGCTCCAACAGGAATATTGAATGCGGGTTTAATTTACTATTTACAATATAAAGTGACCGATGACAAAATTCCTGTTCCTGTAATTGGAATTGTTGAAGGTGAGAAAGATAGTGTTGGAGCAATAGGAGCTGAGGTAAATTATTTTCATATTGGTTGTAAAACTTCTGCGGGATTTAGATGGGTAGCTGAGGTTGATGCTATTAACAGATTTCAGGGAAATACTTTTTTCCTGACATTGGCGCATGTGTTTAGTTTAAAGAAAGAATAG